A genomic region of Candidatus Marimicrobium litorale contains the following coding sequences:
- a CDS encoding TonB-dependent receptor: MKRLSQMSALVLVMGAAPAYSQVLEEVVVTAQKKTESLIEAPLAVTVFDAKQLQEFSVFQADELNRLTTGLEVRYEGDTNVGVGLRGVGTFQQQSNPSRVGTYLDDYWTASQAAVALSSMFDIASVQILKGPQGTLYGQPSPGGALILNTEDPNFDGFSGNVQASYQADPQGYNVQGGLNFTLTDTLALRVAGLSDDRETGVDVVVRDKDEERGRDGGRAKLLWQPTENFSAKAGFTYTESKNSDTYRVVETLDSSIANYDVDAGDLKAIADAPSKIQKKEDYLGTLHLDWMVNDLDISFFAGYLDTHTKSETDQDNTDLPETNLFLDTDFGDDLKSYQTELRVSGNAFDRWDWSVGGYYSEAKSQTDVGTDVNRQADGGVFLLTFDIPIDSKTWAVFTHNTFDLTDDLNLIVGLRYNKFDQDSSNTIAGDFWLGSELLPGGDITDPGAVFQDVFPCPIPASPCTLTDTIDEDEVTGTVKLQYDLNESVNLYASIDRGYRPGAANFDIDGSFSPEFNSYAGETVDSFELGVKGDLMDGRARYTAAVFYGRYDDYQVPVNFEAYNTVTSDVQVITNAPFVNVDEAEQKGVEADFRMLVTDAWMVYAAFTYAEVEFTDGTVPCTDPSQPPVGPPPANRYNTCDANGENATAMPKWTGMLQTEYTWDQVVMDSDYYVSALWSYKGDTKGVGDVAGRLDGDSFSVVDVFTGLRNDVWSAQLYVKNAFDDDGVLNRRPLNTLAYNELTVTPPRSVGITGTYRF, encoded by the coding sequence ATGAAGCGTCTATCGCAGATGTCCGCCCTTGTATTGGTTATGGGGGCAGCGCCAGCTTACTCGCAGGTGTTGGAGGAAGTGGTCGTAACAGCCCAGAAAAAAACGGAATCATTGATCGAGGCGCCCTTGGCGGTGACCGTATTCGATGCTAAGCAGTTGCAAGAGTTTTCAGTATTTCAGGCGGATGAGCTGAACCGGCTCACTACCGGGCTTGAGGTGCGTTACGAGGGTGACACGAATGTCGGCGTCGGTCTGCGCGGTGTGGGGACATTCCAGCAGCAAAGCAACCCCTCGCGTGTGGGTACCTATCTCGACGATTACTGGACGGCCTCGCAGGCAGCAGTGGCACTGTCCAGCATGTTTGATATAGCGAGTGTGCAAATTCTCAAGGGCCCGCAGGGTACACTGTACGGACAACCCTCACCGGGCGGTGCGCTGATATTAAACACAGAGGACCCTAACTTCGATGGCTTTAGCGGGAATGTTCAGGCCAGTTATCAGGCCGACCCGCAGGGCTATAACGTACAGGGCGGTTTGAACTTCACCCTCACCGATACGCTGGCGCTTCGGGTTGCGGGTCTGAGCGATGATCGTGAAACAGGTGTTGATGTTGTAGTGCGTGATAAAGATGAAGAGCGCGGCCGCGATGGTGGTCGCGCCAAGTTGCTATGGCAGCCGACGGAGAACTTTTCTGCCAAGGCGGGTTTCACTTACACCGAGTCGAAAAACTCTGATACCTATCGAGTGGTTGAAACGCTGGACTCGAGCATAGCCAACTACGATGTTGACGCGGGCGATTTAAAGGCGATCGCCGACGCGCCAAGCAAAATTCAGAAAAAGGAAGACTACCTTGGCACCTTGCATCTTGACTGGATGGTCAATGATCTCGACATCAGTTTTTTTGCGGGCTATCTGGATACCCATACCAAAAGCGAAACCGATCAGGATAATACCGACCTGCCAGAGACTAACCTGTTTCTGGATACCGATTTTGGTGATGACCTGAAGTCGTACCAGACGGAGCTCCGGGTATCTGGCAATGCATTTGATCGTTGGGACTGGTCGGTCGGCGGGTATTATAGCGAGGCAAAGAGTCAGACAGATGTGGGAACAGATGTTAATCGTCAGGCTGATGGCGGTGTTTTCTTGTTAACGTTTGATATTCCTATCGACAGCAAAACGTGGGCCGTATTTACCCACAATACTTTCGACCTCACGGACGACTTAAACCTGATTGTTGGTCTGCGCTACAACAAGTTCGATCAGGATAGTTCTAACACCATTGCGGGTGATTTTTGGCTTGGCTCTGAGCTGTTGCCCGGAGGAGATATCACTGACCCTGGGGCTGTTTTCCAAGATGTGTTTCCTTGTCCAATTCCTGCCAGTCCCTGCACGCTGACAGATACGATCGACGAGGATGAGGTGACCGGAACGGTCAAGCTGCAATACGACCTCAATGAGTCGGTCAACCTGTATGCGAGCATCGACCGGGGTTATCGTCCTGGCGCGGCAAATTTTGATATCGATGGTTCTTTCTCTCCGGAGTTCAATAGCTACGCCGGCGAGACCGTCGACAGTTTTGAGCTTGGTGTAAAAGGTGACTTGATGGATGGCCGCGCCCGCTACACCGCAGCCGTATTTTATGGTCGCTATGATGATTATCAGGTACCCGTAAACTTTGAAGCCTACAACACGGTGACCAGTGACGTGCAAGTGATTACCAATGCGCCCTTCGTGAATGTGGATGAAGCAGAGCAAAAAGGCGTGGAGGCAGACTTCCGTATGCTGGTGACGGATGCCTGGATGGTGTACGCCGCGTTTACCTATGCGGAAGTTGAATTTACCGACGGAACAGTGCCCTGTACAGATCCGAGTCAACCGCCGGTTGGCCCACCCCCGGCTAATCGATATAACACGTGTGATGCCAATGGCGAAAACGCGACCGCCATGCCCAAGTGGACCGGTATGTTGCAAACAGAATACACCTGGGATCAGGTGGTAATGGACAGCGACTACTACGTCAGTGCCCTGTGGAGCTACAAGGGTGATACGAAGGGCGTTGGGGATGTCGCCGGTCGTCTCGACGGTGATTCATTTTCCGTGGTCGACGTGTTCACAGGCCTGCGTAACGATGTTTGGAGCGCGCAGCTTTATGTGAAAAATGCTTTCGATGATGACGGAGTGCTGAATCGTCGTCCGCTGAACACGCTCGCGTATAACGAGCTTACCGTGACGCCTCCACGCAGTGTCGGTATCACCGGGACGTACCGCTTCTAG
- a CDS encoding LLM class flavin-dependent oxidoreductase — MNALTVLQFDMRRSPECPDSQEARYRGCLEMVEWADKTGLSVVGFSEHHNTEDGFLSSPMMLAMAAAQATRNIRLSVSALLLPLHDPIRIAEDVAVLDLLSQGRFMAVAGLGYRESEYRTMGVDWKRRGAIMDEKIGVLLNAWKGEYFTHNDVQTMLNPVPKRPARSLLCIGGNSVSAARRAARFGLFFAPAIDDPSLEQAYNAACDAHGFHQGGVIFPQEPSLTLVSDDPDRDWARYGKYFLYDAHAYGRWQHPTRRAYAESSASDITGLREEGKYCFLTPAQAVERVRQKGSINLSPLCGGMPLDAAWKSLELYASKVAPAL; from the coding sequence ATGAACGCACTCACCGTGCTCCAGTTTGATATGCGGCGCTCGCCAGAATGTCCCGACAGTCAGGAGGCCCGTTATCGGGGCTGTCTCGAAATGGTGGAGTGGGCAGACAAGACCGGCTTATCCGTGGTCGGTTTTTCTGAACACCACAATACGGAAGACGGCTTCCTGTCTTCGCCCATGATGCTGGCGATGGCAGCCGCGCAGGCTACCCGTAATATCCGGCTCAGCGTCAGTGCGCTGTTACTGCCCCTGCATGATCCGATAAGGATTGCGGAGGATGTGGCTGTGCTGGATCTGTTGTCTCAGGGCCGTTTTATGGCGGTAGCCGGGCTGGGTTACCGCGAGAGTGAGTATCGGACCATGGGAGTGGACTGGAAGCGTCGAGGTGCCATCATGGACGAAAAAATTGGCGTGCTATTAAACGCATGGAAAGGTGAGTATTTTACCCACAACGATGTTCAAACGATGCTCAACCCTGTGCCAAAACGTCCCGCGCGGTCATTGCTTTGTATTGGCGGTAACAGTGTCTCGGCAGCACGACGTGCAGCGCGCTTTGGCCTTTTTTTCGCCCCCGCGATCGATGATCCTTCGCTGGAACAGGCTTATAACGCAGCGTGTGACGCACACGGGTTTCATCAGGGTGGGGTGATCTTCCCTCAAGAGCCCAGTCTGACCCTGGTGTCGGATGATCCGGACCGTGACTGGGCTCGTTATGGCAAATATTTTCTCTACGACGCACACGCTTATGGGCGGTGGCAGCACCCGACAAGACGGGCTTACGCTGAATCCTCAGCCAGCGACATTACGGGACTCAGGGAAGAGGGCAAGTACTGCTTTCTCACGCCCGCGCAGGCAGTGGAACGAGTGCGGCAGAAAGGGTCTATCAATCTTTCGCCACTGTGCGGCGGCATGCCGCTGGACGCCGCGTGGAAAAGCCTCGAGCTTTATGCGAGTAAGGTTGCGCCAGCGTTGTAA
- a CDS encoding TetR/AcrR family transcriptional regulator, whose product MQNKRKKMGRPAGANREETIARAIASARRLFIAHGYGGATLKDISRDMGVTHATLYL is encoded by the coding sequence ATGCAGAATAAACGTAAAAAAATGGGCAGACCAGCAGGAGCAAACCGCGAGGAAACCATCGCACGAGCGATAGCGAGCGCCCGCAGATTATTTATAGCGCACGGCTACGGCGGGGCCACGCTAAAAGATATCAGCCGTGACATGGGCGTGACCCATGCAACGTTGTACCTGTAG
- a CDS encoding acyl-CoA dehydrogenase family protein has product MGFEISEKVMELNARLEAFMVEHIYPREHDWDEFCLNQDNLWKTPSWYDELREKAKAEGLWNLFLPKEYEPWSPGLSNVEIAPLFETMSKVTWAQSVFNCNAPDRGNMEVLAKYGTQEQQEQWLNPLLAGEIRSAYAMTEPQVASSDATNMELEIKRDGDEYVLNGRKWWTTGAVNPRCKIMLVMGKSNPENDRHRQHSTILVPRDTPGVKLVRELRVFDSLHSPGGEAELLFDNVRVPVANMIKGEGCGFEIAQGRLGPGRFQYAMGLVGAAQRCLELMCARAQERVAFGEPLIKKTSVQHEIARCRCDIEQSRLLTFQAAHVMDTQGMNAARAYISMVKIVAPNMAQQVADRAMQVLGGMGVSQDTLIPHVFTLARFSRIADGPDEVHMSQLGKLTAREINS; this is encoded by the coding sequence ATGGGATTTGAAATCAGTGAAAAAGTCATGGAGTTGAATGCCAGATTAGAGGCTTTCATGGTGGAGCATATCTACCCGCGAGAGCACGACTGGGATGAATTTTGTCTGAATCAGGACAACCTGTGGAAGACACCGTCGTGGTATGACGAATTGCGGGAGAAGGCGAAGGCGGAAGGGTTATGGAACCTGTTCTTACCCAAAGAGTATGAACCCTGGAGCCCCGGTCTCAGCAATGTGGAAATCGCGCCTCTGTTTGAGACGATGAGCAAAGTGACGTGGGCTCAGAGTGTCTTCAACTGCAATGCGCCAGACCGCGGCAATATGGAAGTGTTGGCAAAGTACGGTACGCAAGAGCAACAGGAGCAATGGCTTAACCCATTGCTGGCCGGAGAGATTCGCAGTGCTTATGCCATGACAGAACCACAGGTCGCGTCATCCGATGCCACCAATATGGAGCTGGAAATCAAGCGCGACGGCGACGAGTACGTGTTGAACGGGCGTAAATGGTGGACAACAGGTGCGGTCAATCCGCGTTGTAAAATTATGTTGGTCATGGGCAAGTCTAATCCGGAAAATGATCGGCATCGGCAGCACTCAACGATCCTGGTGCCGCGTGATACTCCCGGTGTAAAGCTGGTGCGCGAGCTACGTGTATTCGATAGCCTGCATTCTCCGGGCGGCGAGGCAGAGCTGCTCTTTGACAACGTGCGCGTTCCGGTAGCCAACATGATCAAGGGTGAGGGTTGCGGTTTTGAGATCGCGCAAGGGCGATTGGGTCCTGGCCGGTTTCAGTATGCAATGGGCTTGGTAGGCGCAGCTCAGCGTTGTCTTGAGCTGATGTGTGCCCGTGCGCAGGAGCGTGTTGCATTTGGCGAGCCCCTGATCAAGAAGACCAGCGTACAGCACGAAATCGCCCGATGCAGATGCGACATAGAACAGTCCCGGCTGCTGACATTTCAGGCGGCTCACGTCATGGATACCCAGGGCATGAATGCGGCCAGAGCCTATATCAGCATGGTTAAAATTGTGGCACCCAATATGGCGCAGCAAGTGGCAGATCGGGCGATGCAGGTGCTGGGCGGAATGGGTGTCAGTCAGGACACGCTGATACCGCATGTGTTTACGCTGGCGCGTTTTTCACGTATCGCGGATGGGCCGGACGAAGTCCATATGTCGCAACTTGGAAAGCTGACCGCACGAGAAATAAACAGCTGA
- a CDS encoding NAD(P)H-dependent flavin oxidoreductase, whose protein sequence is MPAKPIKNRVTEMTGTDYPIIQAPMGWIARAQLAAAVSNAGGMGVIETSSGELDNIRNEVAKMRDLTDKPFGMNVALSYVKGTDIVDFVIKQNIQFVTTSSGSPKVCTQDFQEAGIKVFHVVPTLEMALKAIDCGVDGLVVEGGEGGGFKNPSPVSTMVLLPLIRSRTDLPIIAAGGMCDGLSMAGAFAMGAEGVQMGTRMLSCSDSPVHSNWKDAVVAAKETDTVFLNQQSRPALRALRTQRTEELLPLGAFNAYEHMSDLPALYFGGDMEAAIPLSGQVVGRIDEVKSAEDIVQDTVKGFYQVMNQLAINYGD, encoded by the coding sequence ATGCCAGCTAAACCGATCAAGAATCGCGTCACTGAGATGACGGGCACTGATTACCCTATCATTCAGGCCCCCATGGGCTGGATCGCGCGTGCGCAACTCGCTGCGGCAGTCAGTAATGCAGGTGGGATGGGCGTGATCGAAACGTCGTCTGGGGAACTCGATAATATCCGTAACGAAGTCGCGAAGATGCGTGACCTCACCGACAAGCCATTTGGCATGAATGTCGCTCTGTCCTATGTCAAGGGTACCGATATCGTCGACTTTGTCATCAAGCAAAATATCCAGTTCGTCACGACCTCATCGGGCAGCCCCAAAGTCTGTACACAGGATTTTCAGGAAGCTGGTATCAAGGTTTTCCACGTGGTGCCCACGCTCGAAATGGCGCTGAAAGCCATTGACTGTGGCGTAGACGGTCTTGTGGTTGAGGGCGGAGAGGGCGGCGGTTTTAAAAACCCCAGTCCGGTGTCGACAATGGTTCTGCTGCCTTTGATCCGCTCCCGCACGGACCTACCGATCATCGCCGCTGGTGGGATGTGCGACGGCCTCTCCATGGCGGGCGCGTTCGCTATGGGCGCCGAGGGCGTGCAGATGGGGACGCGAATGCTCAGTTGTTCTGATTCACCCGTGCACAGCAATTGGAAGGACGCGGTGGTGGCGGCGAAGGAGACCGATACCGTGTTCCTGAATCAGCAGTCTCGACCGGCGCTGCGTGCGCTGCGCACCCAACGTACCGAAGAGCTTCTGCCGCTGGGAGCCTTCAACGCATACGAGCATATGTCGGATCTTCCCGCGTTGTATTTTGGCGGCGATATGGAAGCGGCGATACCACTGTCCGGCCAGGTGGTAGGACGTATCGATGAAGTGAAAAGTGCCGAGGATATTGTGCAAGATACAGTGAAAGGTTTTTACCAAGTGATGAATCAATTAGCGATTAACTATGGTGATTGA
- a CDS encoding glutathione S-transferase: MTARESIQLAGATGSPYTRKMLALLRYRRVPYQIIWGDPGQVCDAKGVIKPKPTFHPTFFFREQNGTAAVCDSTPIIRRLEEDYPGRSVLPGDPALAFIDYLIEDFADEWCTKYMFHYRWYGSDDADNAGTLLPLGVDVSLPRETHEQFKTIFTDRQVGRLYVVGSNDVTAPVIDASYRRFLAAMEAHLAQQPFLLGRRPAAGDFGLHGQLTQLVHFDPTPRAIAHEISPRTVAWVALMEDQSGMEPEEADWLSLDEQPDTLRGLMSEIGRVYAPAQLANARAVQVGEKTWESEIDGVPWTQQTFPYQAKCLKWTVERYRALDDDARARVDALLEGTGVESMLSTTD; encoded by the coding sequence ATGACAGCGCGAGAATCCATACAATTGGCCGGTGCGACCGGGTCGCCCTACACGCGCAAGATGTTGGCGCTTCTGCGTTATCGCAGAGTGCCCTATCAGATCATATGGGGAGATCCGGGGCAGGTTTGCGATGCAAAGGGTGTCATTAAGCCGAAGCCTACGTTTCATCCTACTTTTTTTTTCAGGGAGCAGAATGGAACCGCTGCCGTATGTGACTCCACACCCATAATACGACGACTTGAAGAGGACTATCCCGGGCGATCTGTACTGCCAGGCGATCCGGCGCTGGCGTTTATAGACTACTTGATAGAAGATTTTGCGGACGAGTGGTGCACCAAATATATGTTTCACTACCGCTGGTATGGTAGTGACGATGCGGACAACGCCGGCACGTTATTGCCACTGGGCGTGGATGTCAGTCTCCCGAGAGAGACCCATGAGCAATTCAAGACGATCTTTACCGACCGCCAGGTTGGACGGCTTTATGTAGTGGGTTCCAATGATGTAACGGCGCCGGTCATTGATGCCAGTTATCGCCGCTTCCTCGCTGCCATGGAGGCGCACCTCGCGCAACAACCGTTCCTGTTGGGGAGGCGGCCCGCAGCGGGTGATTTTGGTCTCCACGGCCAGTTGACCCAGCTGGTGCACTTCGACCCCACGCCGCGGGCCATCGCGCACGAGATATCCCCACGCACCGTAGCGTGGGTAGCGCTTATGGAAGACCAGAGCGGTATGGAGCCCGAGGAGGCGGATTGGCTCAGTCTGGACGAGCAACCAGACACTTTACGTGGACTGATGAGCGAGATTGGACGTGTTTATGCGCCAGCACAGTTGGCCAATGCGCGCGCGGTGCAGGTGGGAGAGAAAACATGGGAAAGTGAAATCGATGGTGTGCCCTGGACCCAGCAGACATTCCCTTACCAGGCCAAGTGTCTTAAGTGGACTGTTGAGCGTTATCGCGCCCTTGATGACGACGCGCGAGCCAGAGTGGATGCATTGCTTGAGGGCACCGGTGTTGAGTCAATGCTCTCGACTACCGACTAA
- a CDS encoding sulfatase has protein sequence MKKIIVSLGVILIALGAAAWLKRTDIILALAKYQSSQRYADIGPARDVSWQQGPTAAAEPMSERPPNIILIVADDLGYNDISTFGGGVAGMQTPGIDRLAAEGAVFTQSYSGASTCAPSRAMIMTGRYPTRTGYEFTPTPDGMIKIVSAVSESMDSGLPPSAYNEALEASQPPYELKGLPPSEVTIAETLKEKGYYTAHIGKWHLGRTNGMAPNEQGFDDSLLMHSGLYLPEDDPAVVNARVAFDPIDQFLWAGMGFSATFNSGDDDPFKPGGYLTDYWTDEAIKVIEANRNRPFFLYLAHWGPHTPLQATRDDYDALGDIQPHRKRVYAGMIRAVDRSVTRILATLESEGIADNTIVIFTSDNGGAGYIGIDEVNSPYRGWKITMFEGGIRVPLFVKWPARIAAGTQVDTPVAHIDVMPTLAAAAAAPEPEGVEIDGVDILPLVTGEADEDWGRETLFWQNGHYQVVRHGDWKLQVNDRVTDGLQKWLYNLAVDPTEQNNLALRRPEKLKELSQLLAAHQAASRGPLFESIVEMPVMVDKTLAERFEPGDEYVYTPN, from the coding sequence ATGAAGAAAATTATCGTCTCACTCGGTGTCATTCTGATAGCGCTGGGTGCGGCCGCCTGGCTAAAGCGTACCGATATCATACTGGCTCTTGCCAAATACCAGTCGAGCCAACGGTATGCGGATATCGGACCGGCTCGCGACGTTTCCTGGCAGCAGGGGCCAACCGCGGCGGCGGAGCCGATGAGCGAACGGCCGCCCAATATTATTCTGATCGTGGCGGATGACCTGGGTTACAACGACATATCCACCTTCGGCGGAGGTGTCGCCGGGATGCAAACACCCGGCATTGATCGCTTGGCCGCTGAAGGCGCCGTATTCACGCAATCCTATTCCGGTGCGAGCACCTGTGCGCCGTCCCGCGCGATGATTATGACGGGACGCTATCCCACCCGCACCGGTTATGAGTTCACACCGACACCTGATGGAATGATAAAGATCGTTTCCGCTGTTAGCGAAAGTATGGACAGTGGTTTGCCGCCCTCTGCGTACAACGAGGCACTGGAGGCGAGTCAGCCCCCTTATGAACTCAAGGGTCTGCCGCCCTCAGAGGTAACCATCGCTGAAACGCTCAAGGAGAAGGGTTACTACACCGCCCACATCGGCAAATGGCATCTGGGTCGTACCAATGGCATGGCGCCCAATGAGCAAGGTTTCGATGACAGTCTGCTAATGCATAGTGGCCTCTATCTGCCGGAGGACGACCCTGCTGTGGTAAACGCGAGGGTAGCCTTTGATCCGATTGATCAATTTCTGTGGGCAGGAATGGGCTTTTCAGCCACGTTTAATTCGGGAGACGATGATCCCTTTAAACCCGGTGGCTATCTGACCGATTACTGGACCGATGAGGCGATCAAGGTAATTGAGGCGAATAGAAATCGCCCCTTCTTTCTCTACTTGGCGCACTGGGGTCCACACACTCCGCTGCAGGCAACGCGCGATGACTACGATGCGTTGGGCGACATACAGCCGCATCGCAAGCGTGTGTATGCGGGTATGATTCGGGCTGTGGACCGAAGCGTGACGCGTATTCTCGCTACGCTCGAGTCAGAGGGCATTGCTGACAACACGATCGTCATTTTTACCAGCGACAACGGGGGCGCCGGCTATATCGGTATTGACGAGGTGAACAGCCCGTACCGCGGTTGGAAAATCACAATGTTCGAGGGCGGCATTCGAGTGCCTTTGTTTGTGAAGTGGCCGGCAAGGATTGCCGCGGGCACCCAGGTTGACACGCCGGTTGCCCACATCGATGTGATGCCGACACTGGCCGCCGCTGCGGCCGCTCCCGAGCCAGAAGGCGTTGAGATTGACGGTGTGGATATTCTGCCGCTGGTCACAGGCGAAGCCGACGAGGATTGGGGTCGTGAAACCCTGTTTTGGCAAAATGGCCATTATCAAGTGGTGCGGCATGGTGACTGGAAGCTGCAGGTCAATGACCGCGTGACTGACGGTCTGCAGAAGTGGCTTTATAACCTCGCGGTTGACCCCACCGAGCAGAACAATCTGGCGCTACGTCGTCCTGAAAAACTCAAAGAGCTCAGCCAATTGCTGGCAGCGCATCAGGCTGCCTCCAGAGGGCCATTATTTGAGTCTATTGTCGAAATGCCTGTGATGGTCGACAAAACCCTCGCCGAGCGTTTCGAGCCGGGCGATGAGTACGTATACACACCAAACTGA
- a CDS encoding DUF1330 domain-containing protein, giving the protein MEVNNKVYPNEAQIKGFLEPDAQGPICMVNLLKFKQVAEYEDGRDTSLTGEEAYRLYEHGVKKLLQGVGGCIGFEGEVERLALGEVEDLWDLVALAVWPSRRVMLEVMQSKEMQEISEHRSAGLAGQLNIETTQFEGQWLDREAS; this is encoded by the coding sequence ATGGAAGTCAATAACAAGGTATATCCCAATGAGGCGCAGATAAAAGGTTTTCTTGAGCCGGACGCGCAGGGCCCAATCTGTATGGTTAATTTATTGAAGTTTAAACAAGTCGCGGAGTATGAAGATGGCCGTGATACCAGCCTCACCGGTGAGGAGGCGTATCGTTTATACGAACACGGCGTAAAAAAACTTCTTCAGGGAGTCGGTGGCTGCATTGGCTTTGAGGGAGAGGTTGAGCGATTAGCGCTGGGCGAGGTCGAAGACCTTTGGGATTTGGTGGCGCTGGCTGTGTGGCCTTCACGTCGAGTAATGTTGGAGGTGATGCAGTCAAAGGAAATGCAGGAAATCTCCGAACATCGAAGCGCGGGCCTCGCAGGCCAACTCAATATAGAAACCACTCAATTTGAAGGGCAGTGGTTGGACAGGGAGGCTTCATGA
- a CDS encoding DUF2855 family protein, giving the protein MKVTELWVDKSNFRNTRSVEAAQPRLGDGDVRVAIDKFAITSNNVGYAFSGEMIGYWRFFPTGEEPWGKVTVWGMADVVESNSSEIDVGERLYGFFPMSSQVVLTPGRIKDEYFMDAASHRQELPALYNQYSRTKAEPAELQAIEDARCVFFPLFATGFVIADFLHDNAWFGANQILIGSVSSKTGYGLAKFLNANGYAGQVIGLTSAHNRAFVEALGLCDQVVTYDSVDTLADVASVYVDMSGDGPLRARLHHHLGDNMVNSQIVGVTHWEAKPAEDNLPGSQPVFFFAPAQIDKRNADWGAGVLTEKAYAASTALAMQLQTLVRMESHSGVEACASVWRDMLDNKISGQQGIIVSL; this is encoded by the coding sequence ATGAAAGTGACTGAACTCTGGGTTGATAAAAGTAATTTCAGGAATACGCGCAGTGTGGAGGCCGCTCAGCCTAGGTTGGGTGACGGTGATGTGCGGGTTGCCATCGACAAGTTTGCCATTACGTCCAACAACGTCGGCTATGCATTTTCCGGCGAGATGATCGGTTATTGGCGGTTTTTCCCCACGGGCGAGGAACCCTGGGGCAAGGTAACCGTTTGGGGCATGGCCGACGTGGTGGAAAGTAACTCATCAGAGATCGACGTGGGTGAGCGACTGTATGGCTTTTTTCCCATGAGTAGCCAGGTGGTATTGACACCCGGACGGATCAAAGACGAGTACTTTATGGATGCTGCATCGCACCGTCAGGAGCTGCCCGCGCTGTACAATCAGTATTCGCGCACGAAAGCTGAGCCCGCTGAATTGCAAGCCATTGAAGATGCCCGCTGTGTCTTCTTCCCGCTATTTGCCACGGGTTTTGTGATTGCCGATTTTCTGCACGACAATGCGTGGTTTGGAGCGAATCAGATACTCATTGGCTCTGTGTCGTCCAAAACCGGCTACGGTCTTGCAAAATTCCTCAATGCAAACGGTTACGCAGGCCAGGTAATTGGCCTTACCTCGGCGCATAATCGCGCGTTTGTAGAGGCTCTCGGTCTGTGTGATCAGGTCGTGACCTACGACAGTGTCGATACACTTGCTGATGTCGCGTCCGTGTATGTCGACATGTCGGGTGATGGTCCCCTGCGAGCACGGTTGCATCACCACCTTGGCGACAACATGGTAAATAGCCAGATTGTTGGTGTGACACACTGGGAGGCGAAGCCCGCCGAAGACAACCTACCCGGCAGCCAGCCGGTATTTTTCTTTGCACCCGCACAGATCGACAAGCGCAACGCCGACTGGGGCGCTGGCGTGCTGACGGAGAAAGCTTACGCCGCCAGCACGGCGCTTGCTATGCAGTTGCAGACGCTGGTGAGAATGGAGAGCCACAGTGGTGTCGAGGCCTGTGCTTCTGTGTGGCGCGACATGCTCGATAACAAGATTTCAGGTCAGCAGGGCATTATCGTCTCGTTGTGA
- a CDS encoding enoyl-CoA hydratase/isomerase family protein translates to MIEHKKEGDLHLVIMHSNSICSEWQDHMLNILDTIEGDCDQGAALVLTGVGKSFCNGLNLEKLMALPPEEHKPFGLKMNEIHSRLLVLPCPTVAAMNGHAFAAGAFLALSLDYRLMREDRGWFCISEVDVGVPIPAAMMQMLRGKLSPVTARDAILTGKRYTADEAIAAGIADGKASTDTLLDHAKQLGNDLSGKEPGIFKTLKQTWFGPMAEALISN, encoded by the coding sequence ATGATTGAACACAAAAAAGAGGGTGACCTTCATCTCGTTATCATGCACTCGAACAGTATTTGTTCCGAGTGGCAGGATCACATGCTTAACATTCTGGACACTATTGAAGGTGATTGTGACCAGGGTGCAGCATTGGTGTTGACCGGCGTCGGTAAATCGTTTTGTAACGGACTGAATCTGGAAAAATTGATGGCGCTCCCGCCAGAGGAGCACAAACCGTTTGGTCTGAAAATGAACGAGATTCACAGCCGCTTGTTGGTATTGCCATGCCCTACGGTGGCAGCAATGAACGGCCATGCGTTCGCTGCTGGTGCCTTTTTGGCTCTGTCGCTGGACTATCGCTTGATGCGAGAAGACCGGGGCTGGTTTTGTATCTCGGAGGTTGATGTTGGTGTTCCCATTCCAGCTGCGATGATGCAAATGCTGCGTGGCAAGTTATCGCCCGTGACGGCTCGCGACGCTATATTGACGGGTAAACGCTATACAGCGGATGAGGCAATCGCTGCGGGCATCGCAGATGGCAAGGCCTCGACAGACACGTTGCTGGATCACGCAAAGCAGTTGGGGAATGATCTGTCCGGCAAGGAGCCCGGCATTTTCAAGACCTTGAAGCAAACCTGGTTCGGGCCTATGGCGGAGGCCCTGATCTCGAACTAA